Genomic window (Strix aluco isolate bStrAlu1 unplaced genomic scaffold, bStrAlu1.hap1 HAP1_SCAFFOLD_208, whole genome shotgun sequence):
CGGGGAGCAACGGTGCCGGAGCAGCTGCTGCTACCGGTGCTGTGGGATGGCGGCGACAGCAGCTCTGGCAGAGACGAACCGGTGCTGGGTTTTCCATCGGGATTTATTCCCCCAGGCCTGGGGGGCGGCAAAACCCAGcgggagggatgggatgggatgggatgggatgggatgggatgggatgggatgggatgggatgggatgggggggcCTCCACCTCCAGGAGCCCCCAGCTGCTGCGGCAGCTCAGGTGGCACTGAGTGCAGGGCCAGGGACCCGCGGCTGGCCGGGGTGAGTGGAGCTGGTCGGGTGGCAAAGCCCCCCCACCAGAACCAGGGGGGAAACCCCCACGGGACAAACAAAGGTACAAAATTGTAATTAAGAGCTTCCTAAAAGAGGTGGGTGTCCCTGGGAGAGAGGGTCCCCTGGGcgcagcatccccagggctgcCACTGGGACCCTCCGGCAGCCGCGCCCCGGCACCACTGGCCCCACCGTGGCCCCCACCATCCTCAGAAGGGACGGGGCGCGAAGGCCAGGAGGGGCCCATCCCCACGGTGGATCTTCTCGTGGCGCTTGTGGTGGGAGCTGCGGCTGAAGCTCTTGCCGCAGTAGGCGCAGGCGTAGGGCTTCTCCCCGGTGTGCGTGCGGCGGTGCTGGGTGAGGGTGGACTTGTCGGTGAAGCTGTTGCCGCAGTCGGTGCAGGCGTAGGGCTTCTCGCCGGTGTGGATGCGCTGGTGGCGGGTGAGGTTGGAGCTGAcgctgaagctcttcccacagtggGGGCAGGCGTAGGGCTTCTCCCCGGTGTGGATGCGCATGTGCTTCACCAGGTCTGAGCTCTGGCTGAAGCTCTGCCAGCACTCGGCACAGGTGTTGGGCATCTCGGCGGCCAGCAGCTTCTTCCCAGCCTTGGCCTCCTTGGGCTTGGAGGGTGGTGGCTCAGGGCTGCGGCGGGCACATCGCCCGCGGCCCTTGGCAGTGGGGTTGCGGAGGTGCCGCTTGCGGTGGGAGCTCCGGCTGAAGCTCTTGCCGCAGTCGGCGCAGCGGTACGGCTTCTCGCCGGTGTGGGTGCGCTGGTGCTGGGTGAGGGTGGACTTGTCGGTGAAGCTCTTGCCGCAGGCCGGGCAGCGGTACGGCTTCTCGCCGGTGTGGATGCGCCGGTGGCGGACAAAGTTGGAGCTGACGCGGAAGCTCTTGCCACAGTAGCCGCAGGCGTAGGGAGCCTCCCCGGTGTGGATGCGCCGGTGGGTGATGAGCGTCGAGCTCTGCCGGAAGCTCTTGCTGCAGTCGCCGCAGACGAAGGGTTTGGCGCCGGTGTGGATGCGCTGGTGGTTCACCAGGTCCGAGCCGTGCAGGAAGCTCTTCCCGCACTCGGAGCACAGATTTGGCCGCTCGCCCTTAGcgggtggcagggagggggccaCCGCTgacactgctgcttcttcctcctcctcctgctcggGGGGGCTGCACTTTGCCTTCTCCGACTTGTTCTTTGGGGGCGTCTTCTTCTTCTCCGGGCTCTTGCCCGCCGCGCCCCTGGGCTTCCGGGGGGACATGCTGGGGTCGCCCCGCAGCCGGGGGGGGTGGGAGATCAGCTCTGACCCCTCGGCGGGGCCCTGGGGACGCTCAGGGTGACGGCGGGGGTGGGGCAGGACGGACAGAGCCTCACCCGTGAGCGCGCACGGACAGGCGGACGGACAGCCCGAAGGGCGTCGGGGTGGTGGGGGTCCACCCTACGAGGGGCCCCGCGCTCACCGGCAGGCTGGGGGGCAGGCGAGGAGACCCCCCACGGGGTCGGAGGAGCC
Coding sequences:
- the LOC141919070 gene encoding uncharacterized protein LOC141919070, coding for MSPRKAKRAGGQPPEGEAVVAAAAAAAPPRASPGIRKRKDFVAQPGGRAEESPNICVECGQSFAQSSGLASHRRSHAAAQPHRCPDCGKSFGVSSSLSRHRRIHTGEKPFACTDCGKSFSDKSNLTQHRRVHTGEKPYRCGDCGKSFSRSSHRKKHLRHLPATKRPPRCSTQPRDGAAGGGAGPAKARRKTSALNTCGECWQSFGQNADLVKHMRIHTGEKPFQCGHCGKRFSVSSNLFRHRRIHTGEKPYACADCGKSFTDKSTLTQHRRTHTGEKPYRPNLCSECGKSFLHGSDLVNHQRIHTGAKPFVCGDCSKSFRQSSTLITHRRIHTGEAPYACGYCGKSFRVSSNFVRHRRIHTGEKPYRCPACGKSFTDKSTLTQHQRTHTGEKPYRCADCGKSFSRSSHRKRHLRNPTAKGRGRCARRSPEPPPSKPKEAKAGKKLLAAEMPNTCAECWQSFSQSSDLVKHMRIHTGEKPYACPHCGKSFSVSSNLTRHQRIHTGEKPYACTDCGNSFTDKSTLTQHRRTHTGEKPYACAYCGKSFSRSSHHKRHEKIHRGDGPLLAFAPRPF